In Gambusia affinis linkage group LG06, SWU_Gaff_1.0, whole genome shotgun sequence, one DNA window encodes the following:
- the LOC122832581 gene encoding olfactory receptor 52E8-like produces MVLSSNITRIHNFFILGFPGLSPSYYGPASAVLFIVYLAILVGNIFILVFVIYEKSLQKPTYLVFCHLALSDLSFGTVTLPKIVSKYWFGNSIISFYECFTQMFFVHYLGSVMSFLLMVMALDRFIAICFPLRYPVLITNNIIFALCGFAWFIPLPLMLIVIFQALSLPYCESNIITQCYCDHISITNQACGNDRKIAVIVTLCIAMFCLLVPLAFILISYVSVIIVILKISNTAGRSRILETCTPQIFITCLFYLPRCFVYITNTVGFSFSVDARILLILLYSILPAAVNPIIYCFKTQQIKHTLMKRIKTAKIGIELKIWTRN; encoded by the coding sequence ATGGTGCTCAGCTCAAACATTACAAGGATACACAACTTTTTCATCCTTGGGTTCCCTGGACTGTCACCGTCATACTATGGCCCTGCATCTGCTGTACTTTTCATAGTCTATCTAGCTATTTTAGtaggaaatattttcatcttgGTGTTTGTCATCTATGAAAAATCTCTTCAAAAACCTACGTACTTGGTCTTTTGTCACCTTGCACTGAGTGATTTATCATTTGGGACTGTTACACTCCCAAAGATCGTTTCAAAATATTGGTTTGGAAACagcatcatttcattttatgagTGTTTTACACAAATGTTCTTTGTTCACTATTTAGGTTCAGTGatgtcatttttgttaatggtaATGGCTCTTGATAGATTTATAGCAATTTGTTTTCCACTGCGATACCCTGTCCTAATCACAAATAATATCATATTTGCTCTTTGTGGATTTGCTTGGTTTATACCCCTGCCTTTGATGCTGATTGTAATATTCCAAGCCCTCAGTTTACCTTACTGTGAGTCAAATATTATTACCCAGTGCTACTGTGACCACATCTCAATAACAAATCAAGCATGTGGAAATGATCGGAAGATTGCAGTGATTGTTACCCTTTGTATCGCTATGTTTTGTCTCCTGGTGCCTCTTGCATTTATCCTGATTTCTTATGTTTCTGTTAttatagtcattttaaaaatatctaatacTGCAGGACGCAGCAGAATTCTGGAAACTTGTACTCCACAAATTTTCATAACATGTCTTTTCTATCTCCCTAGGTGCTTTGTTTATATCACTAACAcagttggattttcttttagtGTAGATGCTCGCATTTTATTAATTCTGCTGTACAGTATACTTCCTGCTGCAGTCAACCCAATAATATACTGTTTCAAGACCCAACAAATAAAGCACACCTTGatgaagagaataaaaacagctaaaattgGAATAGAGTTAAAAATCTGGACCAGAAACTAA
- the LOC122832419 gene encoding olfactory receptor 52E8-like: MVLSSNITRIHNFFILGFPGLSPSYYGPASAVLFIVYLAILVGNIFILVFVIYEKSLQKPTYLVFCHLALSDLSFGTVTLPKIVSKYWFGNSIISFYECFTQMFFVHYLGSVMSFLLMVMALDRFIAICFPLRYPVLITNNIIFALCGFAWFIPLPLMLIIIFQALRLPYCKSNIITQCYCDHYSITIQACGNDRQIAEIVTLCIAMFCLLVPLAFILISYVSVIIVILKISNTAGRSRILETCTPQIFITCLFYLPRCFVYITNTVGFSFSVDARILLILLYSILPAAVNPIIYCFKTQQIKHTLMKRIKTAKIGIELKIWTRN, from the coding sequence ATGGTGCTCAGCTCAAACATTACAAGGATACACAACTTTTTCATCCTTGGGTTCCCTGGACTGTCACCGTCATACTATGGCCCTGCATCAGCTGTACTTTTCATAGTCTATCTAGCTATTTTAGtaggaaatattttcatcttgGTGTTTGTCATCTATGAAAAATCTCTTCAAAAACCTACGTACTTGGTCTTTTGTCACCTTGCACTGAGTGATTTATCATTTGGGACTGTTACACTCCCAAAGATCGTTTCAAAATATTGGTTTGGAAACagcatcatttcattttatgagTGTTTTACACAAATGTTCTTTGTTCACTATTTAGGTTCAGTGatgtcatttttgttaatggtaATGGCTCTTGATAGATTTATAGCAATTTGTTTTCCACTGCGATACCCTGTCCTAATCACAAACAATATTATATTTGCTCTTTGTGGATTTGCTTGGTTTATACCCCTGCCTTTGATGCTGATTATAATATTCCAAGCCCTCAGGTTACCTTACTGTAAGTCAAATATTATTACTCAGTGCTACTGTGATCACTATTCAATAACAATTCAGGCATGTGGAAATGATCGACAGATTGCAGAGATTGTTACCCTTTGTATCGCTATGTTTTGTCTCCTGGTGCCTCTTGCATTTATCCTGATTTCTTATGTTTCTGTTAttatagtcattttaaaaatatctaatacTGCAGGACGCAGCAGAATTCTGGAAACTTGTACTCCACAAATATTCATAACATGTCTTTTCTATCTCCCTAGGTGCTTTGTTTATATCACTAACAcagttggattttcttttagtGTAGATGCTCGCATTTTATTAATTCTGCTGTACAGTATACTTCCTGCTGCAGTCAACCCAATAATATACTGTTTCAAGACCCAACAAATAAAGCACACCTTGatgaagagaataaaaacagctaaaattgGAATAGAGTTAAAAATCTGGACCAGAAACTAA